The Leifsonia williamsii genome includes a region encoding these proteins:
- a CDS encoding ABC transporter permease: MTDTRIAPPVAVRKRVYPAHGEPLWRRTILTHETMIWAVTAIVAIIAVTSVPHFASPLTLSYLLLDLTPILLCALPVALVLVSGEIDLSVASAVGISNVMLGWLFAHGVPLPVAIAAAILCGAVVGVVNGVLVAVVGLPSLAVTIGTLALFRGIAVGMLGTESVTDFPVQVKLLANSNIPGTGIPLIMVLVLIAIAVFATLLHATPFGRAVFAVGRGPDTARFSGVRTVRLKFTLFLLSGLLAGIAGVFYTFRYGSSRGDNATGLELAVIAGIVLGGVSIFGGRGRIAGVIGGVLLIGIVQSTLRFLNSSDDSINIAVGGLLVASVVLPPVIAQAAQTFASARRHHAVPTGPAESLH; encoded by the coding sequence ATGACTGACACACGCATCGCACCGCCCGTCGCCGTGCGGAAGCGGGTCTATCCGGCCCACGGCGAGCCGCTGTGGCGACGGACGATCCTCACCCACGAGACCATGATCTGGGCCGTGACCGCGATCGTCGCGATCATCGCCGTGACCTCGGTGCCGCACTTCGCGTCGCCGCTCACGCTGAGCTACCTCCTGCTCGACCTCACGCCGATCCTGCTCTGCGCGCTGCCGGTCGCCCTGGTGCTCGTCTCCGGCGAGATCGACCTCTCGGTGGCGAGCGCGGTCGGCATCAGCAACGTCATGCTGGGCTGGCTGTTCGCCCACGGGGTGCCGCTGCCGGTCGCCATCGCCGCCGCGATCCTCTGCGGCGCGGTCGTCGGCGTGGTGAACGGCGTCCTGGTCGCGGTCGTCGGGCTCCCGTCCCTGGCGGTCACCATCGGAACGCTCGCGCTCTTCCGGGGGATCGCCGTCGGGATGCTCGGGACGGAGTCGGTCACCGACTTCCCGGTCCAGGTGAAGCTGCTGGCCAACTCCAACATCCCGGGTACGGGCATCCCGCTGATCATGGTGCTCGTCCTCATCGCCATCGCCGTCTTCGCGACGCTCCTGCATGCGACCCCGTTCGGACGAGCGGTCTTCGCGGTCGGACGCGGCCCGGACACGGCGCGCTTCTCGGGCGTCCGCACGGTGCGGCTGAAGTTCACCCTCTTCCTGCTGAGCGGGCTGCTCGCCGGCATCGCGGGGGTCTTCTACACCTTCCGCTACGGAAGCTCGCGCGGCGACAACGCGACCGGACTGGAGCTGGCGGTGATCGCGGGCATCGTCCTCGGCGGCGTCTCGATCTTCGGCGGCCGCGGACGCATCGCCGGAGTGATCGGCGGCGTGCTGCTGATCGGCATCGTGCAGAGCACGCTGCGCTTCCTCAACAGCTCCGACGACTCCATCAACATCGCCGTCGGCGGCCTCCTGGTCGCCTCGGTGGTCCTCCCGCCTGTCATCGCACAGGCCGCACAGACGTTCGCCTCTGCGCGACGACACCACGCCGTGCCGACTGGCCCGGCAGAGTCCCTGCACTGA
- a CDS encoding ABC transporter permease, which produces MSITQPSLGAPWARRVGAVALSRETAVVVALIVVIAATTASNPHFLFGADGVRDLLLTPALLVLLAVGQAVVLITRNIDLSSGSVLGLGAWLSASTLANQPGTPPILVALMAVLLGAVAGAVNGFFVAVLGAPALVVTLGALYAFRGINVLWADGKVIGAAKMPGDFLRFGVGGFLSLPNLSVIAVLLVVVVAWYMYKRPTARELYAIGSDPQAATLLGLRGKRRVFLVFVASGAIAGLAGFMYAARYGAVDSQAGSGLELSAVAAAVLGGVAIFGGSGTVWGAAIGAVLLITINRALPIMGVPDFWQQAVVGLLIIGAIVLDRLLALRRRRRLSAIRENEHD; this is translated from the coding sequence GTGTCGATCACACAACCCTCTCTCGGCGCGCCGTGGGCGCGCCGGGTCGGCGCGGTCGCGCTGTCCAGGGAGACCGCCGTCGTCGTCGCCCTGATCGTCGTGATCGCGGCGACCACGGCATCCAACCCGCACTTCCTGTTCGGCGCCGACGGTGTCCGCGACCTGCTGCTGACACCGGCCCTGCTGGTGCTGCTCGCGGTCGGCCAGGCGGTGGTCCTGATCACCAGGAACATCGACCTCTCGTCGGGGTCCGTGCTCGGTCTCGGCGCCTGGCTCTCGGCCAGCACGCTCGCCAACCAGCCCGGTACGCCGCCCATCCTCGTGGCGCTGATGGCCGTCCTCCTCGGCGCGGTCGCCGGAGCGGTCAACGGCTTCTTCGTCGCCGTCCTCGGCGCCCCGGCCCTCGTCGTCACCCTCGGCGCCCTCTACGCCTTCCGGGGCATCAACGTCCTCTGGGCGGACGGGAAGGTGATCGGCGCCGCGAAGATGCCCGGCGACTTCCTGCGCTTCGGCGTCGGCGGGTTCCTGTCCCTGCCCAACCTCAGCGTCATCGCCGTGCTGCTCGTGGTCGTCGTCGCCTGGTACATGTACAAGCGGCCAACCGCCCGCGAGCTCTACGCGATCGGATCGGACCCGCAGGCGGCGACGCTCCTGGGGCTGCGCGGCAAGCGCCGGGTCTTCCTGGTCTTCGTCGCGAGCGGCGCGATCGCCGGCCTCGCCGGGTTCATGTACGCGGCCCGCTACGGCGCCGTCGACTCGCAGGCCGGCAGCGGCCTCGAGCTGAGCGCCGTCGCCGCCGCCGTCCTCGGGGGCGTCGCCATCTTCGGCGGCTCGGGGACCGTCTGGGGCGCCGCGATCGGCGCCGTGCTGCTCATCACCATCAACCGGGCGCTCCCCATCATGGGCGTCCCGGACTTCTGGCAGCAGGCCGTCGTCGGCCTCCTCATCATCGGCGCCATCGTGCTCGACCGACTTCTGGCGCTCCGACGTCGTCGCCGCCTGTCCGCGATCAGGGAGAACGAACATGACTGA
- a CDS encoding sugar ABC transporter ATP-binding protein: protein MFNDELTPELPGGAAVLELRQVAKSFGAVQALRDGELTLRSGAVHALMGENGAGKSTLVKVIAGVHQPDDGTMSLGGETVVFDSTAQSKSAGIAVVYQEPTLLPDLSVMENIFMGQTPLTRSGNVDRGRMRREARALFARLGVHLDPDRIADGLSIADQQLIEIAKAISINARVLIMDEPTAALSPAEVQRLFTIARSLRDEGCAILFISHRFEEVWDLCDTVTVMRDGAWVATSAIADTSEREVVRQMVGRDVDSLYPRGERRSGKTLLEVRGLTSLGTFHDIDFEVREGEIVGLAGLVGAGRSEVARAVFGVDAYDAGEVTLSGRAVPRLNVGAAIKMGLGLVPEDRRSQGLILEFGLARNAALAVRKALARFGLIRSAREEGVSADWFSKLQVKARALDTRAGTLSGGNQQKIVLAKWLATNPRVLIVDEPTRGIDVGTKAEVHQILADLTRQGVGILMISSDLPEVLGMADRVLVMREGRITAELGHETADAESVMYAATHGTEN from the coding sequence ATGTTCAACGACGAACTGACACCCGAACTGCCCGGCGGGGCCGCGGTGCTCGAGCTGCGTCAGGTGGCCAAGTCGTTCGGCGCCGTCCAGGCGCTCCGCGACGGCGAGCTGACGCTGCGCTCCGGGGCCGTGCACGCGCTGATGGGCGAGAACGGCGCTGGCAAGTCCACCCTGGTGAAGGTCATCGCCGGCGTGCACCAGCCCGACGATGGCACCATGTCCCTCGGCGGCGAGACCGTCGTCTTCGACTCCACCGCGCAGTCGAAGAGCGCCGGCATCGCCGTCGTCTATCAGGAGCCGACGCTGCTTCCCGACCTCTCCGTGATGGAGAACATCTTCATGGGGCAGACGCCGCTCACGCGATCGGGCAACGTCGACCGCGGCCGCATGCGGCGGGAGGCGCGCGCCCTCTTCGCACGCCTGGGCGTGCACCTCGACCCCGACCGGATCGCCGACGGCCTGTCCATCGCGGATCAGCAGCTGATCGAGATCGCCAAGGCCATCTCGATCAACGCGCGCGTCCTCATCATGGACGAGCCGACCGCGGCCCTGAGCCCGGCGGAGGTCCAGCGCCTCTTCACGATCGCCCGCAGCCTGCGCGACGAGGGCTGCGCGATCCTGTTCATCTCCCACCGCTTCGAAGAGGTGTGGGATCTCTGCGACACGGTCACCGTGATGCGGGACGGCGCGTGGGTCGCGACGTCCGCCATCGCCGACACCTCCGAGCGGGAGGTCGTGCGGCAGATGGTCGGACGGGACGTCGACTCCCTCTACCCGCGCGGCGAGCGACGGAGCGGGAAGACGCTCCTCGAAGTCCGCGGGCTGACCTCCCTCGGCACCTTCCACGACATCGACTTCGAGGTGCGCGAGGGTGAGATCGTCGGCCTCGCCGGTCTCGTCGGCGCCGGGCGCAGCGAAGTCGCCCGCGCTGTCTTCGGCGTCGACGCCTACGACGCCGGCGAGGTGACCCTCTCGGGCCGTGCGGTGCCCCGGTTGAACGTCGGCGCCGCCATCAAGATGGGCCTCGGCCTGGTCCCGGAGGACCGGCGGAGCCAGGGCCTGATCCTGGAGTTCGGACTCGCCCGCAACGCCGCCCTGGCCGTCCGCAAGGCGCTCGCGCGGTTCGGCCTGATCCGCAGCGCGCGGGAGGAGGGGGTCTCGGCGGACTGGTTCTCGAAGCTCCAGGTCAAGGCACGCGCTCTCGACACCCGGGCCGGGACGCTCTCGGGCGGCAACCAGCAGAAGATCGTCCTGGCCAAGTGGCTGGCGACCAACCCGCGGGTGCTCATCGTCGACGAGCCCACCCGTGGGATCGATGTCGGGACGAAGGCGGAGGTCCACCAGATCCTCGCGGACCTCACCCGCCAGGGCGTCGGCATCCTCATGATCTCGTCCGACCTGCCCGAGGTGCTCGGGATGGCGGACCGGGTGCTGGTGATGCGCGAAGGGCGCATCACCGCCGAGCTCGGCCACGAGACGGCGGACGCGGAGTCCGTCATGTACGCCGCGACACATGGAACGGAGAACTGA
- a CDS encoding LacI family DNA-binding transcriptional regulator produces MSREDVARLAGTSVAVVSYVVNGGPKNVSPERRARVLAAIEELGYSPNPMAQSLAGSGTHTIGMIVPNIENSFFAELALAVEEEASKLGRLVFLGNSAENSRRESQYVQSFIRHRVDGMVFIGVSKRASLQPAVDAGIPLVVVDRPNPAAQIRSVSIDHAEAAELATRHLVGHGHTRIACLTGLESTFVSDDRLTGFRRAMEAAGHEPAAVLRHPYSFEGGRDAWTELRKTAPDTEAVFCASDDQARGVIAAAMYDGVAVPQALAVTSIDGTTQGTVLRPTLTSVRQPSKVIAQAALRRLFADEQAELHWAVPAELTIGQSCGCHPDLDE; encoded by the coding sequence GTGAGCCGTGAGGACGTCGCCCGCCTGGCCGGGACCTCGGTCGCCGTGGTGAGCTACGTCGTCAACGGCGGACCCAAGAACGTCAGCCCCGAACGCCGTGCCCGCGTGCTCGCGGCCATCGAAGAGCTGGGCTACAGCCCGAATCCCATGGCGCAGTCCCTCGCCGGCAGCGGTACGCACACCATCGGGATGATCGTGCCGAACATCGAGAACAGCTTCTTCGCCGAGCTCGCGCTCGCCGTCGAGGAGGAGGCCTCCAAGCTCGGCCGCCTGGTTTTCCTCGGCAACTCCGCCGAGAACAGCCGCCGGGAGTCCCAATACGTGCAGAGCTTCATCCGCCACCGCGTCGACGGCATGGTGTTCATCGGCGTGAGCAAACGAGCCTCCCTCCAGCCGGCCGTCGACGCGGGCATCCCGCTCGTCGTCGTCGACCGTCCGAACCCGGCCGCGCAGATCCGCTCGGTGAGCATCGACCACGCCGAGGCGGCAGAGCTCGCCACCCGGCACCTCGTCGGCCATGGCCACACCAGGATCGCGTGCCTGACCGGTCTCGAGAGCACCTTCGTCAGCGACGACCGCCTCACGGGCTTCCGGCGCGCGATGGAGGCGGCGGGGCACGAGCCGGCGGCGGTCCTCCGCCACCCGTACTCCTTCGAGGGCGGCCGCGACGCATGGACCGAGCTGCGGAAGACCGCTCCCGACACGGAGGCCGTCTTCTGCGCCAGCGACGACCAGGCGCGCGGTGTGATCGCCGCCGCCATGTACGACGGCGTCGCCGTCCCCCAGGCGCTCGCCGTGACGAGCATCGACGGCACGACGCAGGGCACGGTCCTGCGCCCCACCCTCACGTCGGTGCGGCAGCCGAGCAAGGTGATCGCGCAAGCGGCCCTGCGCCGGCTGTTCGCCGACGAGCAGGCGGAGCTGCACTGGGCGGTCCCCGCCGAACTCACCATCGGGCAGTCCTGCGGCTGCCATCCGGATCTGGACGAGTAG
- a CDS encoding ribokinase, which produces MTIGSINLDHQVCVDILPRRGETVISRSLNQGVGGKGANQAVAAARAGARSALIGFIGDDAQSRGILERLQVLGVDVSGVIAVAGVPSGSALVVREVSGENFIVVNSGANAAGDLPLSELENAIVRAEVVVVQGELPPEVTGLVIDTAGRLGTRVVVNLAPVTSIGGAIRWADPLVVNEVEAAQLLDTVETDGVELAKQLRERVRSVVVTLGARGAVYTEGADVLHVPAPRVDDIVDTTGAGDATVGVLAAHLARGESLGRAVEHAVRAGSASVRFAGAAEGYPSFAEVVL; this is translated from the coding sequence TTGACCATCGGATCCATCAATCTGGACCACCAGGTCTGCGTCGATATCCTTCCCCGCCGTGGCGAGACCGTGATCTCGCGTTCGCTCAATCAGGGCGTCGGCGGCAAGGGCGCCAACCAGGCGGTCGCCGCCGCCCGTGCCGGCGCACGGTCCGCCCTGATCGGCTTCATCGGCGACGATGCGCAGTCGCGCGGCATCCTCGAGCGGCTCCAGGTGCTGGGGGTCGATGTCTCCGGTGTCATCGCGGTCGCCGGTGTCCCGTCCGGCTCGGCGCTCGTGGTGCGGGAGGTCAGCGGCGAGAACTTCATCGTGGTGAACTCCGGAGCGAACGCCGCGGGCGACCTCCCGCTCTCGGAGCTCGAGAACGCCATCGTGCGGGCGGAGGTCGTCGTGGTCCAGGGGGAGCTGCCCCCGGAGGTGACCGGCCTCGTCATCGACACGGCCGGGCGCCTGGGCACCAGGGTGGTCGTGAACCTCGCGCCTGTCACGTCGATCGGCGGCGCGATCCGCTGGGCCGACCCGCTGGTCGTCAACGAGGTCGAGGCGGCGCAGCTGCTCGACACCGTCGAGACGGACGGCGTCGAGCTGGCGAAGCAGCTGCGCGAGCGGGTCCGGAGCGTGGTCGTCACGCTCGGCGCGCGAGGAGCGGTGTACACGGAGGGCGCCGACGTGCTTCACGTCCCCGCGCCGCGGGTGGACGACATCGTCGACACCACCGGGGCCGGAGACGCCACCGTCGGGGTCCTGGCCGCCCACCTCGCCCGTGGGGAGTCGCTGGGACGCGCGGTCGAGCACGCCGTGCGTGCCGGCTCGGCGTCCGTCCGCTTCGCCGGCGCCGCCGAAGGTTACCCGTCGTTCGCGGAGGTGGTCCTGTGA
- a CDS encoding isopenicillin N synthase family dioxygenase gives MSLDSLPILDISELDQGEAAASEFRAKLRQVTHDVGFFYLVGHGIPQELIDEVLDVSWRFFALPEADKLAIENVHSPQFRGYTRTGEELTNGAVDWREQIDIGEERATVDGGPAFQRLEGPNLWPEALPELEAAITRWRQELSALALRLLRTWAVALGSPADVFDAAFADHPFSLIKIVRYPGTSDDVAQQGVGAHRDGGVLTLLLVEPGKGGLQVEHEGDWIDAPSIPGAFVVNIGEMLELATDGYLKATLHRVESPRIGTDRISIPFFFNPALDSTVPRLELPAELQAEARGLSSDPTNSPILETYGDNALRYRLRAHPNVAAIHHADLLSRPAAS, from the coding sequence ATGTCACTCGATTCGCTTCCCATCCTCGACATCTCCGAACTCGACCAGGGGGAGGCCGCCGCGTCGGAGTTCCGGGCGAAGCTGCGCCAGGTCACGCATGACGTCGGGTTCTTCTACCTCGTCGGTCACGGCATCCCGCAGGAGCTGATCGACGAGGTGCTCGACGTCTCGTGGCGCTTCTTCGCCCTGCCGGAGGCGGACAAGCTGGCGATCGAGAACGTGCACAGCCCCCAGTTCCGCGGCTACACCCGCACCGGCGAAGAGCTGACGAACGGTGCCGTCGACTGGCGCGAGCAGATCGACATCGGCGAGGAGCGCGCGACGGTGGACGGCGGCCCGGCCTTCCAGCGGCTGGAGGGCCCGAACCTGTGGCCGGAAGCGCTCCCGGAGCTGGAGGCGGCGATCACGCGCTGGCGCCAAGAGCTGAGCGCGCTCGCCCTGCGTCTGCTGCGCACCTGGGCGGTGGCGCTCGGCTCGCCGGCGGACGTGTTCGACGCGGCGTTCGCCGACCACCCGTTCTCGCTGATCAAGATCGTGCGCTACCCGGGCACGAGCGACGACGTCGCCCAGCAGGGTGTCGGCGCCCACCGCGACGGCGGCGTGCTCACCCTGCTGCTCGTCGAGCCGGGCAAGGGCGGCCTGCAGGTGGAGCACGAGGGCGACTGGATCGACGCCCCCTCGATCCCCGGCGCGTTCGTGGTCAACATCGGCGAGATGCTGGAGCTGGCGACCGACGGGTACCTGAAGGCGACGCTGCACCGCGTCGAGTCCCCGAGGATCGGGACCGACCGCATCTCGATCCCCTTCTTCTTCAACCCGGCGCTGGACTCCACGGTCCCGCGCCTCGAACTGCCGGCCGAGCTGCAGGCCGAGGCGCGCGGGCTCTCGTCCGACCCGACGAACAGCCCGATCCTCGAGACCTACGGCGACAACGCCCTGCGGTACCGGCTGCGCGCGCACCCGAACGTGGCGGCCATCCACCACGCCGATCTGCTGAGCCGGCCGGCGGCGTCGTAG
- a CDS encoding arginase family protein, translating into MTGRVHVIGAATSAGAHGPGQELAPAAFRRYGLLAGLAESGLEVVDHGDVVTATMRPDPGHSGVADVDRVIEAARTVSRSVQEVLEADPTGRVLVLGGDCTIQLGVIAGAKAVQGDSVALAYIDLDCDLTSPANGNGIADWMGVTHLLDAPDAYRPLSGIDGRPPLLTADRLRLIAADRATPYEQRRLDELGLIRYTSEQVSASTTDVAAELGAWADGVDLLSVHVDVDVLDQTAFLIAEEQRDVPGLSLATLDRLVSALMAHPAARVLTITEVNPSRPPDPAAAFGALNDLVIAALAR; encoded by the coding sequence ATGACGGGTCGGGTGCACGTGATCGGCGCGGCCACCTCTGCCGGGGCGCACGGTCCCGGGCAGGAGCTGGCTCCTGCCGCCTTCCGCCGGTACGGCCTTCTCGCCGGGCTGGCGGAGTCCGGCCTGGAGGTCGTCGATCACGGCGACGTGGTGACGGCCACGATGCGGCCCGACCCTGGTCATTCCGGTGTGGCGGATGTGGATCGTGTCATCGAGGCCGCCCGCACCGTGTCGCGGAGCGTTCAGGAGGTGCTCGAGGCCGACCCCACCGGGCGGGTCCTCGTGCTCGGCGGTGACTGCACCATCCAACTCGGCGTGATCGCCGGGGCGAAGGCGGTGCAGGGCGACTCGGTCGCCCTGGCCTATATCGATCTGGACTGCGACCTCACCTCTCCCGCGAACGGCAACGGCATCGCCGACTGGATGGGCGTCACCCACCTGCTGGACGCACCCGACGCGTACCGGCCGCTGTCGGGCATCGACGGGAGGCCGCCGTTGCTGACGGCAGACCGGCTCCGGCTCATCGCCGCCGACCGCGCCACCCCGTATGAGCAGCGGCGGCTCGACGAGCTCGGTCTGATCCGTTACACCTCGGAGCAGGTCTCGGCGAGCACGACGGACGTCGCCGCGGAGCTCGGCGCGTGGGCCGACGGCGTGGACCTGCTGTCGGTGCACGTGGACGTCGACGTGCTCGACCAGACCGCGTTCCTGATCGCCGAGGAGCAGCGCGACGTGCCGGGGCTGAGCCTGGCGACGCTCGATCGTCTGGTCTCGGCGCTCATGGCGCACCCGGCTGCTCGCGTCCTCACCATCACGGAGGTCAATCCCAGCCGCCCGCCGGACCCGGCAGCGGCGTTCGGCGCTCTCAACGACCTCGTGATCGCGGCGCTCGCCCGTTAG
- a CDS encoding HelD family protein — protein sequence MTAAHLYPFALDAHPTKADPALVGDDVRHFARLERSLSAELEALERRLAVVLATAAEGQDAYERDLEVRRLTQRAGLLRRYGPDLCIGRLVSEQGTLYIGRIGVTDDDGDRLLVDWRTPAAEPFFGATRAEPMGARSRRRYRWTDRRITDYWDEALTDDASEPTAALDDQSVFIASLGASRTRRMRDVLGTIQADQDRIIRASGRGTLVVDGGPGTGKTVVALHRAAYLLYSDPVLQSGHGGVLFVGPSHAYTDYVADILPGLGEEGVRTCTLADLVPGGDAAGPEADARVAALKGDARMPGAVEAAIRLAERPPRRPTVIDTAWGEVRIGQREWAEALGAADPAATHNDARGEIWNALLDLVVDVVAAHRGDGGARRDGPWGDEGWGDAGWGDAGWGDAGAGWESEERRGFDDEEQFDAYGLDHADADADAIRRGLTEDTELRREFDTVWPLLDPAAVVRSLWTSPDLLLRCASWLSPEQVALLQRPSSSSWTLSDLPLIDTALQRAGDPQREVRRRRAEAAAAADRAVMDDVVQNLIAGDDSELKTMSMLRGQDLRGVLDTLSTPVASGTELLAGPFAHIVVDEAQELTAAEWGMLLRRVPSRSLTVVGDRAQARHGFPETWEERLAGLGLTDVTVATLSVNYRTPAAVMAEAAPVIRAVLPDANVPTSIRDNGLPVRRAARSERDRILRDWLAEHDEGTACVIGDASCAGTERVRSLSAVEAKGLEFDLVLLADDSGLDGLSRGAIEAAVNRYVAMTRTTGELVLLGDG from the coding sequence ATGACCGCTGCTCACCTGTATCCGTTCGCCCTCGACGCCCACCCCACCAAGGCCGATCCGGCCCTCGTCGGCGACGACGTGCGGCACTTCGCCCGGCTGGAGCGGAGCCTGTCGGCCGAGCTCGAGGCGCTGGAGCGGCGGCTCGCCGTCGTGCTCGCGACGGCCGCCGAGGGCCAGGACGCGTACGAGCGCGATCTCGAGGTGCGGCGCCTCACGCAGCGCGCGGGGCTGTTGCGCAGGTACGGGCCCGACCTGTGCATCGGTCGGCTGGTGAGCGAGCAGGGGACGCTGTACATCGGCCGCATCGGCGTGACCGACGACGATGGCGACCGGCTGCTCGTGGACTGGCGCACCCCCGCCGCCGAACCCTTCTTCGGTGCGACCCGGGCCGAACCGATGGGCGCGCGGTCGCGCCGCCGGTACCGGTGGACCGACCGCCGGATCACCGACTACTGGGACGAGGCCCTCACCGACGACGCGTCGGAGCCCACCGCGGCCCTGGACGACCAGTCCGTGTTCATCGCCAGCCTCGGCGCTTCGCGGACCCGGCGGATGCGGGACGTGCTCGGCACCATCCAGGCCGACCAGGACAGGATCATCCGGGCGAGCGGGCGCGGCACCCTGGTGGTCGACGGCGGCCCCGGCACCGGCAAGACGGTCGTGGCGCTGCACCGCGCCGCGTACCTCCTGTACTCCGATCCGGTGCTGCAGAGCGGTCACGGCGGCGTCCTGTTCGTCGGGCCATCGCACGCCTATACCGACTACGTCGCTGACATCCTGCCCGGGCTGGGCGAGGAGGGCGTCCGCACGTGCACGCTCGCCGACCTGGTGCCCGGTGGTGACGCGGCGGGCCCCGAGGCCGACGCGCGCGTCGCCGCTCTGAAGGGCGACGCCCGCATGCCCGGCGCCGTCGAAGCCGCGATCCGGCTGGCGGAGCGGCCGCCGCGCCGCCCGACGGTCATCGACACCGCCTGGGGCGAGGTGCGGATCGGGCAGCGGGAGTGGGCGGAGGCGCTGGGAGCGGCGGATCCGGCCGCGACGCACAACGACGCCCGCGGCGAGATCTGGAACGCGCTGCTCGACCTCGTCGTCGACGTCGTCGCCGCACACCGCGGAGACGGCGGCGCGCGACGCGACGGGCCGTGGGGCGATGAGGGCTGGGGCGACGCCGGCTGGGGCGACGCCGGCTGGGGCGACGCCGGAGCGGGCTGGGAGAGCGAGGAGCGCCGGGGGTTCGACGACGAGGAGCAGTTCGACGCGTACGGCCTCGACCACGCGGACGCCGACGCCGACGCGATCCGGCGCGGCCTCACCGAGGACACCGAGCTGCGTCGCGAATTCGACACCGTGTGGCCGCTGCTCGACCCCGCCGCCGTCGTCCGCAGCCTGTGGACGTCACCGGACCTTCTGCTGCGCTGCGCATCGTGGCTGTCGCCCGAGCAGGTGGCCCTCCTCCAACGTCCGTCGTCCAGCTCCTGGACGCTGTCGGACCTCCCGCTGATCGACACCGCCCTCCAGCGCGCGGGCGATCCGCAGCGGGAGGTGCGGCGCCGGCGGGCCGAAGCCGCCGCGGCCGCCGACCGCGCGGTCATGGACGACGTGGTGCAGAACCTCATCGCCGGCGACGACTCCGAGCTCAAGACGATGTCGATGCTCCGCGGCCAGGACCTCCGCGGGGTGCTGGACACGCTCTCCACCCCGGTGGCGTCGGGCACCGAGCTGCTGGCCGGGCCGTTCGCCCACATCGTCGTCGACGAGGCCCAGGAGCTGACGGCGGCGGAGTGGGGCATGCTCCTGCGTCGCGTCCCCTCCCGCAGCCTGACCGTGGTGGGCGACCGCGCGCAGGCCCGGCACGGCTTCCCCGAGACGTGGGAGGAGCGGCTCGCCGGTCTCGGGCTGACCGATGTGACGGTGGCGACCCTCTCGGTGAATTACCGGACGCCGGCGGCCGTCATGGCGGAGGCGGCTCCCGTCATCCGCGCCGTGCTGCCCGACGCCAACGTTCCGACCTCGATCCGCGACAACGGCCTCCCGGTCCGACGCGCCGCCCGCTCCGAGCGCGACCGCATCCTGCGCGACTGGCTGGCGGAGCACGACGAGGGAACCGCCTGCGTGATCGGAGACGCCTCGTGCGCCGGCACCGAACGGGTCCGCTCCCTCAGCGCCGTCGAGGCGAAGGGACTCGAGTTCGACCTGGTGCTGCTGGCCGACGACTCCGGCCTCGACGGCCTGTCACGCGGTGCGATCGAGGCAGCGGTCAACCGGTATGTGGCCATGACGCGGACGACAGGGGAGCTGGTGCTCCTCGGTGATGGGTGA
- a CDS encoding TetR/AcrR family transcriptional regulator — protein MSERQESAARNRGAQTREAAQRVALRLFTEQGYEATSLRQIADEVGINKASLYYYFDGKEAIVQSLLDQRGDEVEELLAWVGEQPPSPTLITDAVLRWVDSFTAEKLQGIRFLAANPLLLAGSTPKGEEPRVGAGLSRLADDLSHHLPERTPETVVLLRMALLSINAAVQAAAATDAPDEAVIAAARRAARVMTGTLIAGDAEERR, from the coding sequence ATGAGCGAGCGACAGGAGTCCGCCGCACGCAATCGCGGGGCGCAAACCCGCGAGGCGGCGCAGCGGGTGGCATTGCGGCTGTTCACCGAGCAGGGCTACGAGGCGACCTCCCTGCGGCAGATCGCCGACGAGGTCGGCATCAACAAGGCATCGCTGTACTACTACTTCGACGGCAAGGAGGCGATCGTCCAATCGCTCCTCGATCAGCGCGGAGACGAGGTGGAGGAGCTCCTCGCCTGGGTGGGGGAGCAACCGCCCTCGCCGACCCTGATCACCGACGCGGTGCTGCGGTGGGTCGACTCCTTCACCGCCGAGAAGCTGCAGGGCATCCGCTTCCTCGCCGCGAACCCGCTCCTGCTGGCCGGATCGACCCCGAAGGGCGAGGAGCCCCGCGTCGGCGCCGGCCTGTCGCGGCTCGCCGACGACCTGAGCCACCACCTCCCTGAGCGCACCCCGGAGACGGTCGTCCTGCTCCGTATGGCGCTCCTGTCGATCAATGCGGCGGTGCAGGCGGCCGCCGCCACGGACGCACCCGACGAGGCCGTGATCGCCGCGGCCCGCCGGGCGGCGCGGGTCATGACGGGGACGCTGATCGCGGGCGACGCGGAGGAGCGCCGGTAG